A window of the Isosphaera pallida ATCC 43644 genome harbors these coding sequences:
- a CDS encoding PSD1 and planctomycete cytochrome C domain-containing protein: MNRRRVWSLAVVGLMTFRLGLGIATPASSAAVSASPDDPPAGASAEGVALFESTIAPLFEAHCWKCHGGQEGKLRGGLRLTSRAGLLKGGDLGPAIDLETPSESLLLQAVRREGPEMPPDGRLPEAAIAALTRWVELGAPWSPKVPERGPSPAEETAANPVEARIRQGRDHWSYRPVVRPKVPTPADASWADHPIDAFIAVAREAEGLVPAPPADKTTLIRRLTYDLTGLPPTPEEIDAFLKDDSPHAYETLVDRLLASPAYGEKWGRLWLDLVRYAETNGYERDGDKPHVWRYRDYVIQSFNDDKPYDQFIREQLAGDELWPDSPEAIVATGYYRLGLWDDEPADPLQARFDEFDDLVATTGQVFLGMTLNCARCHDHKIDPILQADYYKMLAFFRDIPPFSESRDTSSKFNTRDISPPEIRKTYEEELERRRVEREAIAREMTALEDQVIKRMPEEDQRASEGLDRPVVLKKLPAFFQGDESSRYDELKRRADQLDRLPTPPRDLALTINHCDPNPPPTHILIRGNPHAVGPVVQPGFPAVLGTPDPVIPPPSEGAKTAGRRRILADWIASPDNPLTARVMVNRLWHGHFGRGLVEMTSDFGDSGPPPSHPELLDWLASEFMSGGWTLKRIHRLILTSKTYRMSSGVDHCSKGLEIDPANTLLWRFNPRRLTAEEIRDAILAVSGTLNPQRGGPSVRPPIPDDVLAGQSMPGNGWKPFSPPDQWGRRSVYVKVKRSLALPILETHDAPDPDSSCSARFVTIVPSQALGMMNGDFVNEQAGYFAQRLLNAHPNDPRAQLALAIRLALGRDPTHQELDDDLAFLRQSIELDGLEPTEALRHYTLMLLNTNEFVFLD, encoded by the coding sequence ATGAACCGTCGTCGTGTCTGGTCGCTCGCCGTCGTGGGATTGATGACGTTCAGGTTGGGTTTGGGAATCGCCACACCCGCCTCATCTGCCGCGGTTTCCGCTTCGCCGGACGATCCGCCCGCGGGCGCGTCCGCTGAAGGCGTGGCGTTGTTCGAATCGACCATTGCCCCGTTGTTCGAGGCACATTGTTGGAAATGCCATGGCGGACAGGAGGGCAAACTGCGGGGGGGGCTGCGCCTCACCAGCCGCGCTGGTCTGCTCAAGGGAGGCGACCTCGGCCCGGCGATCGACCTGGAAACTCCCTCTGAAAGCCTCTTGCTCCAGGCGGTGCGACGCGAAGGACCAGAGATGCCACCTGATGGCCGTCTCCCCGAAGCGGCGATCGCTGCGCTGACCCGCTGGGTCGAATTGGGCGCGCCGTGGTCGCCCAAGGTGCCCGAGCGTGGTCCCTCGCCCGCGGAGGAAACAGCCGCCAACCCCGTGGAGGCCCGCATCCGCCAAGGGCGCGATCACTGGTCGTATCGTCCCGTGGTCCGTCCCAAGGTGCCCACGCCCGCCGATGCGTCGTGGGCCGATCACCCCATCGACGCCTTCATTGCAGTCGCGCGTGAGGCCGAAGGGCTGGTTCCCGCCCCGCCCGCCGACAAGACCACCCTGATTCGCCGCCTCACCTACGACCTGACCGGGCTGCCGCCCACGCCCGAGGAGATCGACGCCTTCCTCAAGGACGACTCCCCCCACGCCTACGAAACCCTGGTGGATCGCTTGCTGGCCTCCCCTGCCTACGGCGAGAAATGGGGACGGCTCTGGCTCGACCTGGTCCGCTACGCCGAAACTAACGGCTACGAACGCGACGGCGATAAGCCCCACGTCTGGCGGTATCGGGATTACGTTATCCAAAGCTTCAACGACGACAAGCCGTATGACCAGTTCATCCGCGAACAACTCGCGGGCGACGAACTGTGGCCCGACTCCCCCGAGGCGATCGTCGCCACTGGCTATTACCGCCTGGGTCTCTGGGACGACGAACCAGCCGACCCACTTCAAGCCCGCTTCGACGAGTTCGACGACCTGGTCGCCACCACCGGCCAGGTCTTCCTGGGCATGACCCTCAACTGCGCCCGCTGCCACGACCACAAAATCGACCCGATTCTCCAGGCCGACTACTACAAGATGCTCGCCTTCTTCCGCGACATCCCCCCCTTCTCCGAATCGCGCGACACCTCCTCCAAATTCAACACCCGCGACATCTCGCCGCCCGAGATTCGCAAAACGTATGAAGAGGAGTTGGAACGCCGCCGGGTTGAGCGGGAAGCAATCGCCCGAGAGATGACGGCGCTGGAGGACCAAGTCATCAAGCGCATGCCCGAGGAGGATCAACGCGCCTCGGAAGGATTGGACCGCCCAGTGGTCCTCAAGAAGCTACCGGCCTTCTTCCAGGGGGACGAATCGTCCCGTTACGACGAACTCAAACGCCGGGCTGACCAGCTCGACCGACTGCCGACCCCGCCCCGCGACTTAGCGCTGACGATCAACCATTGCGACCCGAACCCGCCGCCCACCCATATTCTGATTCGAGGCAATCCACACGCGGTCGGCCCAGTAGTGCAACCGGGGTTCCCCGCCGTGCTGGGCACCCCCGACCCAGTGATCCCCCCGCCCTCGGAAGGAGCCAAGACCGCTGGACGCCGGCGAATTCTGGCCGACTGGATCGCCTCGCCGGACAACCCGCTGACCGCCCGGGTGATGGTCAACCGCCTGTGGCACGGCCATTTCGGGCGAGGCCTGGTCGAAATGACCAGCGACTTCGGCGACTCCGGCCCCCCGCCTAGTCACCCCGAACTGCTCGACTGGCTGGCCAGCGAGTTCATGTCCGGCGGCTGGACCCTCAAACGCATCCATCGGCTGATTCTGACGTCCAAGACCTACCGCATGAGTTCAGGTGTCGATCATTGTTCCAAAGGGTTGGAGATCGACCCGGCCAACACCCTGCTTTGGCGGTTCAACCCCCGTCGTTTGACCGCCGAGGAGATCCGAGACGCGATCCTCGCCGTCAGCGGCACCCTCAACCCCCAGCGGGGCGGTCCCAGCGTCCGCCCGCCGATTCCCGACGACGTGCTGGCCGGTCAGTCAATGCCCGGCAACGGCTGGAAACCCTTCTCGCCTCCCGACCAATGGGGACGCCGCAGCGTTTACGTCAAAGTCAAACGCTCGCTGGCCCTGCCGATCCTGGAGACCCACGACGCCCCCGACCCCGACTCCTCCTGCTCGGCCCGGTTCGTCACGATCGTTCCCAGCCAGGCGCTAGGGATGATGAACGGCGACTTCGTCAACGAACAAGCTGGCTACTTCGCCCAGCGTCTCCTCAACGCCCATCCCAATGACCCCCGCGCCCAACTCGCTTTGGCCATCCGCTTGGCCCTGGGACGCGACCCCACCCATCAGGAACTCGACGACGATCTGGCCTTCCTACGCCAGTCGATCGAACTCGACGGCTTGGAACCAACCGAGGCGTTGAGACATTATACGCTCATGCTTTTGAATACTAACGAGTTTGTTTTCCTCGATTGA